In the genome of Nonlabens sp. MB-3u-79, one region contains:
- a CDS encoding DUF6090 family protein yields MIKFFRKTRQNLLTEGKTEKYLKYAIGEILLVVIGIIIALQLNNWNETRKKQNLKNEYLVSLKNDYRKDTVQLSDRIYQNKKRLKVLMHIYPDSLSTSVTKPEEFISLFKNKFGKGLRVINTYNTNSFNLLISSGNIDLLDKQFRESIMELNRLQVFENQVSLGNRDYFFRFMSNYFLKYPADTPFNSINQILWNGIETNELPKDLMAYFGQERYTIERYLELSRDVLLQTELVLKLLEDLEN; encoded by the coding sequence AAACTGAAAAGTATTTAAAATACGCTATTGGAGAAATTTTATTAGTTGTAATAGGAATAATTATAGCATTACAATTGAACAATTGGAATGAAACACGAAAGAAACAAAACCTTAAAAATGAGTACTTGGTATCATTAAAAAATGATTATCGAAAAGACACCGTACAATTAAGTGATAGAATTTACCAAAACAAAAAAAGACTCAAAGTTTTAATGCATATTTATCCCGATTCATTAAGCACCTCTGTTACAAAACCAGAAGAGTTCATTTCACTATTCAAAAACAAATTTGGGAAAGGATTAAGAGTTATTAATACGTACAATACCAATAGCTTTAATTTACTAATCTCTAGTGGAAACATAGATTTGTTAGATAAACAGTTTCGAGAATCCATAATGGAACTAAATAGACTCCAGGTATTTGAAAATCAAGTTTCATTAGGTAATCGGGATTATTTTTTCAGATTTATGTCAAACTACTTCCTTAAATATCCCGCAGATACTCCATTTAACTCAATTAACCAAATTTTATGGAATGGTATAGAAACTAATGAACTACCGAAGGATTTAATGGCATATTTTGGTCAGGAACGATATACAATAGAGAGGTATTTAGAACTAAGCAGAGACGTCTTACTTCAAACCGAACTAGTGTTAAAACTATTAGAAGACCTTGAAAATTAA
- a CDS encoding DUF418 domain-containing protein, translated as MTTIKKSFSPLKPSDRIQSLDIMRGIVLLGILLMNINGMGLAGSYGDPTVSGGATGWNLTTWITTELFFSGTMRALFSLLFGVGMFIFLDRLEKKKAGINAANIYFRRLLWLLVFGLIHGYLLLWTGDILYDYALMGFIVFSFRKLPPIKLTLVALLLFSIGALWSYADYKNDIKFVEDLELVKNYKLEGTTVSKELQGVDMKWEKREWKRSPEGIAEYNANMRKGYLDVVAFLAPENQRTDTMNPYRFQLWDVLSMMLLGIALFKWKVLSAEKSYKFYGIITLLGYLIGLSVNYYEIQSIMESNFSPLNFSKSYITYDLGRVPVAIGHVGAIMLFCKLPVLKWLKSSLAAVGKMALTNYIMHSVFAMFIFTGAGFGLFGTFQRFELLYIVFGIWIFQLFLSPIWLKYYQYGPLEWMWRNLSYLKKHPFKK; from the coding sequence ATGACTACAATAAAGAAATCATTCTCTCCTTTAAAGCCTTCTGACCGAATACAATCTCTTGACATTATGAGAGGCATTGTATTACTTGGAATTCTTTTAATGAATATTAATGGTATGGGGCTAGCCGGATCTTATGGAGATCCAACTGTTTCAGGCGGTGCTACTGGATGGAACCTTACTACTTGGATTACTACAGAATTATTTTTTTCAGGTACTATGCGAGCCCTTTTTTCGCTATTATTTGGAGTAGGTATGTTTATATTTCTAGATAGGCTTGAGAAAAAAAAAGCAGGAATAAATGCTGCAAACATTTATTTTAGAAGACTTCTTTGGTTACTGGTTTTCGGATTAATACACGGGTATTTATTGCTTTGGACAGGTGACATTTTATATGATTATGCTCTAATGGGTTTTATAGTGTTTTCATTTAGAAAGTTGCCTCCTATTAAATTAACACTTGTAGCATTATTACTCTTTTCAATTGGCGCGCTATGGAGTTATGCAGATTATAAAAATGATATAAAATTCGTCGAAGACCTAGAACTTGTAAAAAACTATAAATTAGAAGGTACAACAGTATCAAAAGAACTTCAAGGAGTTGATATGAAATGGGAAAAGCGGGAATGGAAAAGATCTCCAGAAGGCATCGCTGAATACAATGCTAATATGCGAAAAGGATATTTAGATGTGGTAGCTTTTCTTGCTCCTGAAAATCAGCGAACCGATACAATGAATCCTTACAGATTCCAATTATGGGATGTTCTTAGCATGATGTTATTAGGTATTGCTCTTTTTAAATGGAAAGTTCTTTCAGCTGAAAAATCGTATAAATTCTATGGTATAATCACTTTGTTGGGTTATTTGATTGGTCTTAGTGTAAATTATTATGAGATTCAATCAATCATGGAAAGTAACTTTTCGCCCTTAAACTTTTCTAAGTCATATATTACATACGATTTAGGAAGAGTCCCTGTTGCCATTGGTCACGTTGGTGCCATCATGCTGTTCTGTAAATTGCCTGTTTTGAAATGGTTAAAAAGCAGTCTTGCTGCTGTAGGTAAAATGGCACTAACCAATTACATAATGCATTCAGTTTTTGCCATGTTTATTTTCACGGGTGCAGGATTTGGGCTGTTTGGAACATTCCAACGTTTTGAATTATTATACATCGTATTTGGGATATGGATTTTCCAATTATTTCTAAGCCCAATTTGGTTAAAGTATTATCAATATGGACCATTGGAATGGATGTGGAGAAACTTAAGTTATTTAAAAAAGCATCCTTTCAAGAAGTAG
- a CDS encoding alpha/beta fold hydrolase has protein sequence MKAHIITLVFIFICGFGFGQSECDTTIDYGNNPSTGKYAQVNGIKMYYETYGDSTKQPLLIIHGNGGSVKSGRCQIEYFKNDYYVIIADSRFQGKSENGNEELTFKLITEDYNSFIDHLKLDSVYIIGQSDGGIIGLQLAIKYPSKVKKLVSIAPNLRPDNSAVHQWAISMTKRDLNEIELKIKQGDNSKKTIRNKALYNLMDKYPNITNKELFNIESPVLIIAGDQDIIKLEHILEIYQNIPKAQLFIMPGATHFMIRSEHKLLNQMANRFLSNPFKRPTTKEIILNNK, from the coding sequence ATGAAAGCACATATAATTACTTTAGTCTTTATATTTATTTGTGGATTTGGTTTTGGACAATCTGAATGTGATACTACAATTGACTACGGGAATAATCCTTCTACAGGAAAATATGCCCAAGTTAATGGAATCAAAATGTATTATGAAACTTACGGGGATTCAACTAAACAACCATTATTAATAATCCACGGAAACGGAGGCTCAGTTAAAAGCGGTCGATGCCAAATAGAGTATTTTAAAAATGATTATTATGTTATAATTGCAGATAGTAGATTTCAAGGGAAATCAGAAAACGGAAATGAAGAATTAACATTTAAGTTAATCACTGAAGATTATAATTCGTTTATAGATCATCTAAAATTAGATTCAGTCTACATTATTGGTCAAAGTGATGGTGGAATTATTGGTTTACAACTAGCAATTAAATACCCATCGAAAGTCAAAAAACTTGTATCAATCGCCCCTAATTTGAGACCTGATAATTCCGCAGTTCATCAATGGGCTATTTCTATGACTAAGAGAGACCTGAATGAGATAGAATTAAAGATAAAACAAGGAGATAACTCAAAGAAAACTATTAGAAATAAAGCGTTATATAATTTAATGGATAAGTATCCTAATATTACTAATAAGGAACTTTTTAACATTGAATCTCCTGTTTTAATCATAGCTGGAGATCAAGATATTATTAAACTTGAGCATATTCTTGAAATATATCAGAATATTCCAAAAGCACAATTATTTATAATGCCAGGTGCAACACATTTTATGATAAGAAGTGAACATAAACTTCTGAATCAAATGGCCAACAGGTTTTTGAGTAATCCATTTAAAAGACCAACAACAAAAGAAATAATATTAAATAACAAATAA
- the merTP gene encoding mercuric transport protein MerTP yields the protein MKTENKLISTSLLTAITASLCCITPVLAIIVGTSGIASIFSWIEPFRPYLIGLTILVLGFAWYQKLKPKKEIDCECETDERPKFIQSKKFLGIVTGFAILMLAFPYYSGIFYPKTEKQIMVVEKSDLFTTEFKISGMTCASCEEHVNHEVNKLNGIVNSKASYENGNAIIEFDRTKTNEAQIEKAINSTGYKVTDKEEN from the coding sequence ATGAAAACTGAAAACAAATTAATAAGCACTAGTTTACTGACTGCAATTACGGCTTCTTTATGTTGTATTACACCAGTTTTAGCAATTATAGTAGGTACAAGCGGAATTGCTTCAATATTCTCTTGGATTGAGCCATTTAGACCTTATTTGATAGGACTAACAATTTTAGTTCTTGGATTTGCTTGGTATCAAAAACTAAAACCTAAGAAAGAAATTGACTGCGAATGTGAGACCGATGAAAGACCGAAATTTATTCAATCAAAAAAGTTTTTAGGAATTGTAACCGGGTTTGCAATTCTTATGTTAGCTTTTCCATACTATTCGGGAATTTTCTACCCAAAAACAGAGAAACAAATAATGGTAGTTGAAAAATCAGACCTATTTACAACAGAATTTAAAATTAGTGGAATGACCTGTGCGAGTTGCGAAGAACACGTTAATCACGAAGTAAATAAACTCAACGGAATTGTAAACTCAAAAGCGTCATACGAAAATGGAAACGCAATCATTGAATTTGACAGAACTAAAACCAATGAGGCGCAAATTGAAAAAGCAATTAACTCTACAGGTTATAAGGTAACCGACAAGGAAGAAAACTAA
- a CDS encoding GDCCVxC domain-containing (seleno)protein encodes MEVQLKSEITCPNCGHKKVEEMPTNACQFFYECENCKTGLKPKEGDCCVYCSYGTVACPPIQENKSCC; translated from the coding sequence ATGGAAGTTCAATTAAAATCAGAAATTACTTGTCCAAACTGTGGACATAAAAAAGTAGAGGAAATGCCAACAAACGCTTGTCAATTTTTTTACGAATGTGAGAATTGCAAAACAGGTCTGAAACCAAAAGAAGGAGATTGTTGCGTTTATTGTTCTTATGGAACTGTAGCTTGTCCACCAATTCAAGAGAATAAAAGTTGTTGTTAA
- a CDS encoding aconitate hydratase, whose protein sequence is MKIQNLSQKLINAHLVSGKMNPGNEIALKIDQVLLQDATGTLVMLELEAFNLKKIKAEVAVQYVDHNLLQTDYKNMDDHIFLQSAADRFGFWFSKSGNGISHVVHMERFGKPGQTLLGSDSHTPAGGGIGMLAMGTGGLDVALASAGEPYYIKMPKIMGIKLIGKLPDWISAKDIVLEMLRRYDVTGGRGYILEYYGEGLKCLSAWDRHVITNMGTELGATSSVFPSDEITHEFLRKEGKENDWVKLEADEGASYDHYEEINLSELEPLIALPSSPGKVVPVREVSGLKVAQVVIGSSANPGLRDFWIVSQIVKGNVLSPNISFDVNPSSRQVLENLMEMKALGPLIAAGARLHQSGCMGCIGMGQAPATNTISLRTMPRNFPGRSGTLEDQVYLCSPETAAAAALIGEITDPRELETLRNISYPKWEEPTHIKINNNMLIAPSGKSTELLKGPNIKTLPDFEELPDEMEIPILLKMDDNISTDGILKAGADVLPLRSNIPEISKFAYYAIDQSFYDRAIENQKNYKGFCIIAGDNYAQGSSREHAALAPKYLGQKFTVAKSYARIGWQNLINFGIIPFEFKNTDDWDKLEQGDVLRIENIRKTIKNNDSITATVVGKGIEIQLAFNISNRQVEIILKGGIINYMRKI, encoded by the coding sequence ATGAAAATTCAAAACCTTAGTCAAAAATTGATTAACGCTCATCTTGTTTCAGGTAAGATGAATCCCGGTAACGAAATCGCATTAAAAATTGATCAGGTATTATTACAAGATGCTACAGGTACTTTAGTAATGCTGGAATTGGAAGCCTTTAATTTAAAAAAGATTAAAGCAGAGGTAGCAGTTCAGTATGTGGACCATAATCTACTTCAAACGGATTATAAGAACATGGATGATCATATCTTTCTTCAGTCAGCCGCTGATCGCTTTGGATTTTGGTTTAGTAAGTCTGGAAACGGCATTAGTCATGTTGTACATATGGAACGTTTTGGTAAACCGGGCCAAACCCTATTGGGCTCAGATAGCCATACTCCTGCAGGAGGTGGCATTGGAATGCTTGCTATGGGTACAGGTGGCTTAGATGTAGCACTGGCTTCGGCAGGTGAGCCATATTATATTAAAATGCCGAAAATCATGGGCATCAAGCTCATTGGAAAGCTGCCGGACTGGATAAGTGCTAAGGATATTGTTTTAGAAATGCTTCGCAGGTATGATGTGACTGGAGGGCGAGGATATATCTTAGAATATTATGGTGAGGGCTTGAAGTGCTTGAGTGCTTGGGATCGTCATGTTATAACAAATATGGGTACGGAGTTAGGTGCTACTTCTTCTGTATTTCCTTCAGATGAGATCACCCATGAATTCCTACGAAAAGAAGGAAAAGAAAATGACTGGGTTAAACTGGAAGCCGATGAAGGAGCATCCTACGATCATTACGAAGAAATAAATTTATCTGAACTAGAACCTTTAATTGCACTTCCCAGTAGCCCGGGGAAAGTTGTCCCAGTAAGGGAAGTTAGCGGATTAAAAGTTGCCCAAGTCGTTATTGGCTCTTCTGCCAATCCCGGACTGCGTGATTTTTGGATTGTATCTCAAATTGTAAAAGGAAATGTGTTGTCTCCCAATATCTCATTCGATGTCAATCCATCTTCTCGTCAGGTCTTGGAAAACTTAATGGAAATGAAGGCTCTAGGGCCTTTAATTGCTGCAGGTGCAAGACTTCATCAATCCGGTTGTATGGGATGCATTGGTATGGGACAAGCCCCTGCTACCAATACCATTAGTCTCCGAACGATGCCTCGTAATTTTCCCGGACGTTCAGGAACACTCGAAGATCAGGTCTATTTATGTAGTCCAGAAACCGCAGCCGCCGCAGCACTAATAGGGGAAATTACTGATCCGAGAGAACTCGAAACACTCAGGAATATATCATATCCTAAATGGGAAGAACCCACCCATATTAAGATAAACAACAATATGTTAATTGCTCCTAGTGGTAAATCTACTGAATTGTTGAAGGGGCCGAACATTAAAACACTTCCCGATTTTGAAGAGCTTCCAGATGAAATGGAAATTCCTATTTTGTTAAAAATGGATGACAATATTTCAACCGATGGAATACTAAAAGCAGGGGCCGATGTGCTGCCTTTACGTTCAAATATTCCAGAGATAAGCAAGTTTGCTTATTATGCCATTGATCAAAGCTTTTATGATCGCGCCATTGAAAATCAAAAAAACTATAAAGGCTTTTGTATTATAGCTGGTGATAATTATGCCCAAGGCTCAAGCAGAGAACATGCGGCTTTGGCTCCCAAGTATTTGGGGCAAAAGTTTACTGTCGCTAAATCCTATGCCCGTATTGGCTGGCAAAACCTAATTAATTTTGGTATTATTCCTTTTGAGTTTAAAAACACAGATGATTGGGACAAACTGGAACAAGGGGATGTTTTACGGATAGAAAACATTAGGAAAACAATCAAAAACAATGATTCAATAACTGCCACTGTAGTTGGAAAAGGAATAGAAATTCAGCTGGCATTCAACATCAGTAACAGACAAGTTGAAATCATTTTAAAAGGAGGTATTATTAATTATATGAGGAAAATATGA
- a CDS encoding alpha/beta hydrolase, whose product MKIISLLSLICCFSFIFEAKGQAAYPPIIDGAEKITYKTVDGIKLNLWMFTPKNHKITDNAPAVVFFFGGGWREGNPAQFVKHCEYLSARGMVAIVADYRVKNRHGVPAKDCVSDAKSAIRWVRKNALEFGIDSNRIAAGGGSAGGHLAAACATLPKFDDGNENISISSKPNALVLFNPVLVLLPITGEKKFNEKLDGLEIRIGTKPMNLSPYHNMIGNIPPTIIFHGTGDENVPFMTVKLFTKKMHKLGNECTLVAYQGEPHGFFNYGKKSNALFVDTVHKMDEFLVSLGYLNAPPETLVISN is encoded by the coding sequence ATGAAAATAATATCACTCTTATCATTAATATGCTGTTTCAGTTTTATTTTTGAAGCAAAAGGACAAGCAGCATATCCTCCAATTATTGACGGAGCAGAGAAAATTACATATAAAACTGTTGACGGAATCAAATTGAATTTATGGATGTTCACCCCAAAAAACCACAAAATAACGGACAATGCTCCTGCCGTAGTATTTTTCTTTGGAGGTGGCTGGAGAGAAGGAAATCCTGCTCAATTTGTAAAACATTGCGAATATTTATCGGCGAGAGGAATGGTTGCAATAGTTGCAGATTATCGAGTGAAAAACAGGCACGGGGTTCCTGCTAAAGATTGTGTGTCGGATGCCAAGTCAGCAATTCGTTGGGTTCGAAAAAATGCTTTGGAATTTGGTATAGATAGTAATAGAATTGCAGCAGGAGGCGGTTCTGCTGGAGGTCATTTAGCTGCGGCATGTGCCACTTTACCAAAGTTTGACGACGGAAATGAAAATATATCCATCAGTTCAAAACCAAATGCCTTGGTTCTTTTCAATCCGGTTCTAGTATTACTACCTATCACTGGAGAAAAAAAATTCAATGAAAAACTGGACGGTTTGGAAATAAGGATAGGAACAAAACCTATGAATCTGTCACCTTACCATAATATGATTGGTAATATACCCCCAACAATTATTTTTCATGGAACAGGTGATGAAAACGTACCCTTTATGACGGTAAAATTGTTTACAAAAAAGATGCATAAATTAGGCAACGAATGCACACTAGTTGCCTACCAAGGAGAACCGCATGGATTCTTTAATTACGGAAAAAAATCAAATGCCTTGTTTGTTGATACCGTTCACAAAATGGATGAATTCTTGGTTTCATTGGGCTACCTTAATGCACCCCCAGAGACATTAGTTATTTCGAATTAA
- a CDS encoding SUMF1/EgtB/PvdO family nonheme iron enzyme, protein MNRILIINQSLKPTINLNILKYAFLVLIFISSCKEKEINLKTVTYSQFELFINETGYITDAQKYGWSIVQIDVYNFKKVANACWKTPDGINKVASRKLPVTQVSYNDALAYCKWAKKRLPSYNEYWKIVKNDNRIIVSENKLPISEVDNVNIVGNVWDITKNENNESIRLAGGSLFCSESNCHGTIKERELFVDKETGNIHIGFSVLDL, encoded by the coding sequence ATGAACAGAATCTTAATAATTAACCAATCCTTAAAACCCACAATTAATTTAAATATTTTAAAATACGCGTTTCTAGTTTTAATTTTTATTTCTTCCTGCAAGGAAAAAGAAATAAATTTAAAAACAGTCACTTATTCACAATTTGAGCTGTTTATTAATGAGACAGGCTATATTACAGATGCTCAAAAATATGGATGGTCAATAGTCCAAATCGACGTTTATAATTTCAAAAAAGTAGCTAATGCTTGTTGGAAAACCCCCGACGGAATTAATAAAGTTGCCTCAAGAAAACTTCCTGTTACACAAGTAAGTTATAATGATGCTTTAGCTTATTGTAAATGGGCAAAAAAAAGACTTCCTAGCTATAACGAATATTGGAAAATTGTAAAAAATGACAACCGTATAATTGTATCTGAGAATAAACTTCCAATCTCTGAAGTGGACAATGTAAACATTGTAGGTAATGTATGGGATATTACTAAAAACGAAAATAATGAATCTATAAGACTAGCTGGAGGTTCTCTTTTTTGCTCTGAAAGCAATTGTCACGGGACTATTAAAGAAAGAGAATTATTTGTTGACAAGGAAACTGGAAATATTCACATAGGTTTTTCTGTTCTAGATTTATAA
- a CDS encoding alpha/beta hydrolase-fold protein — protein MNKNMRGFLLTCTLSILGANLSVAQSIVAHIMTAADRHKLGGDNVMATAQTSNFEARTYVNNENDTLLYRLLRPINYDPNKKYPLVICLSGSGGRGTDNIRQIAGCWPAQILSKQENREKYPAFIFVPQCPQGSDWGRSLGVSEKEIRFKLGSFTQPSVDSIVLEAISTLEKEFNIDIKRRYVTGQSMGGYGTWHFILNHPEMFAAAIPICGGGNPSLAQNIVNLPVWVFHGQKDSAVPVDFSRNMVEAIKKEGGDPNYNEFSGAYHVVWPLAYDTPGLLDWLFAQNNN, from the coding sequence ATGAACAAAAATATGAGAGGATTTTTACTTACTTGTACACTATCAATACTGGGTGCGAATCTATCTGTAGCGCAAAGTATTGTCGCTCATATAATGACAGCTGCAGATCGCCATAAGCTGGGAGGAGACAATGTAATGGCAACTGCTCAAACATCCAATTTTGAAGCTAGAACTTATGTGAATAATGAGAATGATACATTGCTTTATCGATTATTAAGACCCATAAATTACGACCCTAATAAAAAGTACCCTTTGGTCATATGTCTGTCGGGATCCGGGGGACGTGGAACTGATAATATAAGACAAATTGCGGGTTGCTGGCCAGCTCAAATTCTATCAAAACAAGAAAATAGAGAGAAATACCCAGCATTTATTTTTGTGCCACAATGTCCCCAGGGGTCTGACTGGGGAAGGTCTCTAGGAGTAAGCGAGAAAGAAATCCGATTTAAACTTGGGAGTTTTACCCAACCGAGTGTTGATTCCATAGTTCTAGAAGCTATTAGCACTTTGGAAAAAGAGTTTAATATAGATATAAAAAGACGTTATGTAACCGGACAGTCAATGGGGGGTTATGGGACTTGGCATTTCATATTAAATCATCCAGAGATGTTTGCAGCAGCCATACCGATTTGCGGAGGAGGCAATCCTAGTCTTGCACAAAATATCGTTAATTTACCTGTCTGGGTTTTTCATGGTCAAAAAGATAGCGCCGTTCCTGTAGACTTTTCACGAAATATGGTTGAGGCTATAAAAAAGGAAGGCGGAGACCCAAATTATAATGAGTTTTCAGGAGCCTATCATGTCGTTTGGCCTCTTGCATATGATACTCCGGGTTTGCTCGATTGGTTATTTGCTCAGAATAATAATTAA